One Ochotona princeps isolate mOchPri1 chromosome 25, mOchPri1.hap1, whole genome shotgun sequence genomic region harbors:
- the LOC101520774 gene encoding TRPM8 channel-associated factor 2, producing MATTPAAAFEALMNGVTNWDLPTGPVPSELLLIGEAAFPVMVNGKGQVLIAASSYGQGRLVVVAHEAYLMHPPLAPFLVNAVHWLCPFLGAPIEVNPSVESLVKILQDSGVEAQVGLEPRESLGVYCINAYNDSMAEKLIQFVKRGGGVLIGGQAWYWASQHGRDRMLSKFPGNQMTSVAGVYFTDIYGDCNRFKVSKKVPKIPLHVRCGEDFKKDQQQLLEGISELDIRTGGVPSQLLVHGALAFPLGLNDSLGCFLAAAHYGRGRVVLGAHESMLCAPKLGPFLINAVGWLAQGHTGKIGVNSRLKNLCPLLSEHSLECILESHPTRDMSVYCCAAYNDKDAKELQEFVAEGGGLLTGGQAWWWASQNSGQSALASFPGNVILNCFGLSILAQSLSPGCFPIPSPEMRSYHFRKMLSEFQVALDHGGRNLEKSFLTKLGVDSAAFLQIPAEGVPAYASLHRLLKKMLNRSGLPAVSKKNPVASGSCEATMLCLATELAHSGTDCSHLAQKLGTCSSRLQPLEHPITVEINGTNPGNSDSWLSTGLYLLEAQNAEVSLSEVAASAGLKVQIGCHTDNLSNAKKLLRAPVVTHRCCMDRTKRSVSCLWGGLLYVIVPKGSNLGPVSLTISKAVPAPYYKLGKTSREEWRCCLQGNPAPWGELATDNIILTVPTAELQALKDPEPLLRLWDEMMRAVARLAAQPFPFCRPERIVADVQISAGWMHSGYPIMCHLESVQELLNESGMRSKGLWGAIHELGHNQQRHGWEFPPHTTEATCNLWSVYVHETVLGIPRARAHPALRPPEREKRIQAHLRKGAPLCDWSVWTALETYLQLQEAFGWEPFTQLFADYQTLSGLPTDNAGKMNLWMKKFSEKVQKNLVPFFKAWGWPIQKQVADGLAHLPPWQENPMSVMVVP from the exons ATGGCAaccactcctgctgctgcttttgaagCCCTCATGAATGGAGTGACAAACTGGGATTTGCCCACAGGTCCAGTGCCCAGTGAACTCCTTCTTATTGGAGAAGCCGCCTTCCCAGTGATGGTAAATGGCAAGGGCCAAGTGCTCATTGCTGCCTCCTCCTATGGCCAAGGCCGCCTTGTGGTCGTGGCCCACGAGGCATACCTGATGCACCCTCCCTTGGCACCATTTCTTGTCAATGCAGTACACTGGCTGTGCCCCTTCTTGGGGGCCCCTATTGAAGTGAACCCCTCTGTGGAATCACTGGTAAAAATCCTGCAGGACTCTGGGGTTGAGGCTCAGGTTGGGTTGGAACCCCGAGAGTCCCTGGGGGTTTACTGCATCAATGCCTACAATGACAGCATGGCTGAGAAGTTGATCCAGTTTGTGAAGCGAGGAGGGGGTGTGCTCATTGGGGGCCAGGCCTGGTACTGGGCCAGTCAGCATGGCCGTGATAGGATGCTGTCCAAGTTCCCTGGGAACCAAATGACAAGCGTGGCTGGAGTGTACTTCACTGACATCTACGGAGACTGTAACCGCTTCAAAGTATCTAAGAAGGTGCCCAAGATCCCACTCCATGTCAG GTGTGGGGAGGATTTCAAGAAGGACCAGCAGCAGCTTCTGGAAGGAATCTCAGAACTAGACATCAGGACCGGGGGAGTTCCCTCCCAGCTGCTTGTGCATGGGGCCCTGGCTTTCCCTTTGGGACTCAATGActctcttggctgtttcctagCTGCTGCTCACTACGGCCGTGGCCGGGTTGTCCTCGGTGCCCATGAGAGCATGCTCTGTGCTCCCAAGCTGGGGCCCTTTCTGATCAATGCTGTTGGCTGGctggcccaaggccacacaggcaAAATTGGGGTAAACTCAAGGCTAAAAAATCTGTGTCCACTACTGTCAGAGCATAGTTTGGAATGCATCTTAGAGTCCCATCCAACTAGGGATATGAGTGTCTACTGCTGTGCGGCTTATAATGACAAGGACGCTAAGGAGCTGCAGGAGTTTGTGGCTGAGGGTGGAGGTTTGCTAACTGGGGGCCAGGCTTGGTGGTGGGCTTCCCAGAACTCAGGTCAATCTGCTTTAGCCAGTTTTCCTGGTAATgtcatcctgaactgctttgGCCTCAGCATCCTGGCTCAgtctctcagccctggctgttttcccATCCCAAGTCCAGAAATGAGGAGCTATCACTTCCGAAAGATGTTGTCTGAATTTCAGGTTGCATTGGACCATGGGGGCAGGAACCTAGAAAAGAGCTTCCTAACTAAGTTGGGAGTAGACAGTGCAGCTTTCCTACAGATTCCTGCTGAGGGTGTCCCTGCTTATGCATCTTTGCACCGGCTCCTGAAGAAGATGTTGAATCGCTCAGGCCTCCCAGCTGTAAGCAAGAAAAATCCAGTTGCTAGTGGCTCCTGTGAAGCCACAATGCTCTGTCTGGCCACAGAGCTGGCACACTCTGGTACTGACTGCTCCCACTTGGCCCAGAAGCTTGGCACTTGCTCCTCAAGGCTACAACCCTTGGAACACCCCATCACTGTGGAGATCAATGGAACCAACCCAG gcaaTAGTGATTCATGGCTGAGTACTGGGCTGTACCTCCTTGAAGCACAAAATGCGGAAGTCTCGCTGTCTGAAGTTGCTGCCTCTGCTGGCCTAAAG GTACAAATTGGCTGTCATACTGATAACCTGTCCAATGCCAAAAAGCTGTTACGAGCCCCTGTGGTGACTCACCGATGCTGTATGGATAGGACCAAGAGATCAGTCTCCTGCCTCTGGGGTGGCCTTCTTTATGTCATCGTGCCCAAGGGTAGCAACCTTGGCCCTGTGTCTTTGACCATCAGTAAAGCAGTGCCTGCCCCATACTACAAGCTGG gtAAAACATCCAGGGAGGAGTGGAGATGCTGTCTGCAGGGGAACCCGGCTCCCTGGGGAGAGTTGGCCACAGACAACATCATCCTGACAGTGCCGACTGCAGAGCTGCAGGCCCTGAAGGATCCCGAGCCCCTGCTCCGCCTCTGGGATGAGATGATGCGGGCTGTGGCCAGGCTGGCGGCCCAGCCCTTCCCTTTCTGCAGACCCGAGAGGATTGTTGCTGACGTGCAGATCTCAGCTG GCTGGATGCACTCAGGATACCCCATCATGTGCCACCTGGAGTCTGTGCAGGAACTCCTTAATGAGTCAGGCATGAGAAGCAAAGGTCTGTGGGGAGCCATCCACGAGCTGGGCCACAACCAGCAGCGGCATGGCTGGGAGTTCCCCCCACACACCACTGAGGCCACCTGCAACCTCTGGTCAGTCTATGTGCATGAAACAGTGCTGGGGATCCCCAGGGCTCGGGCCCACCCTGCTTTGAGACCTCCCGAACGAGAGAAGAGGATTCAAGCACACCTGAGAAAGGGAGCTCCCCTTTGTGACTGGAGTGTGTGGACTGCTCTGGAAACATATCTGCAG cTCCAGGAGGCCTTTGGGTGGGAGCCATTCACCCAACTATTTGCTGACTACCAGACTCTCTCAGGCCTTCCCACAGACAATGCTGGCAAGATGAATCTATGGATGAAGAAGTTCTCTGAAAAAGTGCAGAAGAATCTGGTTCCATTCTTTAAAGCCTGGGGCTGGCCCATCCAGAAGCAAGTGGCTGATGGTCTGGCCCATCTGCCTCCCTGGCAGGAAAATCCTATGAGTGTAATGGTGGTTCCTTAA